Within Xanthocytophaga agilis, the genomic segment TCACATGTGCAGGATGGGGCCTGGCGTCCGATGGTGGAAGGGGTACACCTGTCCCCTGAAAAAGATGAAAAAATCTCGCTACCAGTAGTAGCCTTGTCAGGTCTGTTTACTATCCATAAAGACGGTATCTCACTAAACAGACATTCAGGCTTCATCGGCATCGATGTAGAAGGGTTCCGTGATTTGTATCGGGGCAAACAGATGCTGGCCGAAGATCGGTATACCTATGCCGTGTTTGACAATTATTCGGGTAATACGCTAACGGTGCTGGTGCGTATTGGATCATCAGAACATGG encodes:
- a CDS encoding BT4734/BF3469 family protein, giving the protein MSTISFFSSIDAVTTQSYPLDLYLSHVQDGAWRPMVEGVHLSPEKDEKISLPVVALSGLFTIHKDGISLNRHSGFIGIDVEGFRDLYRGKQMLAEDRYTYAVFDNYSGNTLTVLVRIGSSEHGLAYQALSEYYEAVYGLITDPMDQLVTKLRFVTYDPDLRANPQAEVFYV